The region TGCTGCCGGGCATCACCCGCTCGTCGCTGCTGCGGCTCGGCGAGGAGCTCGGGATGCAGGTCGAGGAACGGCGCATCACCACCGACGAGTGGGAGAAGAAGGCCGCCTCCGGTGAGCTGACCGAGGTCTTCGCCTGCGGCACGGCCGCGGTGATCACCCCCGTCGGCCACGTCAAGTCCGAGGACGCCGAGTTCACCATCGCCGACGGCCGGCCCGGCACGGTGACGATGGCCCTGCGCGAGAAGCTGACCGGCATCCAGCACGGCACGGTCGAAGACACCCACGGGTGGATGACCAAGCTGGTCTGACCACCGGCGACACGACGGCGCCCCCGCTTCCCGGCGGGGGCGCCGTCGTCGTTTCCGGTGCCCTTGTCGGGGTTCGGAGGTAGCTTCCCGTTGAGACGCGCGTCACACCACGGGAGGAACCATGGCCGAGCAGGTCGTTCTCGCGATCGGCACCAGGAAGGGGCTGTGGCTGGCGACCAGCCGCGACGGCCGCGCCGGCTGGGAGGTCACCGGACCGCACCTGCCGATGGCCGAGATCTTCGCCGTCGCCGTCGACACCCGGCGCGCGCCGCGCATCCTGGTCGGGGCGTCCAGCACGCATTTCGGCCCCAGCGTGGTGGTCAGCGAGGATCTCGGCGCGAGCTGGCAGGAGCCGGAGGAGGCGCCGATCGCCTTCCCGGAGGACACCGGCGGCGCGCTGGAGCGGGTGTGGCAGATCGCACCCGGCCCCGCCGACAGCCCGGAGGTCGTCTACGCGGGCACCGAGCCGTCCGCGCTGTTCCGCTCCGAGGACGGCGGGCGGACCTACGAGCTGGTCCGCGGCCTCTGGGACCACCCGCACCGGGAGCAGTGGTGGCCCGGGGGCGGCGGGCAGGCGGTGCACACGGTGATCCCGCACCCGGTCGACCACCAGCGGATCGCGGTGGCGATGTCGACCGGCGGCGTCTACCGGACCGAGGACGGCGGCAAGAGCTGGAACCCGAGCAACACCGGCGTCTCGGCGAAGTTCCTGCCGGACCCGTACCCGGAGTTCGGCCAGTGCGTCCACAAGATCGCCCAGCACCCGGCCAACCCCGATCGCTTCTTCCTGCAGAACCACTTCGGCGTCTACCGCAGCGACGACGGCGCCGCGACGTGGCAGTCGATCGCCGACGGCCTGCCCAGCGACTTCGGCTTCCCGATCGTCACCCACCCGCACCGGCCGGACGTGGTCTACGGCTTCCCGCTCTCGGCGGACATGCGCCGCTTCCCGCCGGACGGGCAGTGCCGGGTGTACCGCAGCGAGGACGCCGGGCAGTCGTGGACGGCCCTGTCGGACGGGCTTCCGGACCGCTTCTGGTCGGCGGTGATGCGCGACGCGATGTGGACCGACGACGCCGACCCTGCGGGCATCTACTTCGGCTCCCGCTCCGGCGAGGTCTACGCCAGCCCCGACGAGGGAGACACCTGGCACCTGGTCGCCCAGCACCTCCCGGACGTCATGTCGGTCCGGGCTGCACGTATTTGAAGCTCAGGGTGGCTTGAAGCCCCCGATGGGGCTTCAAGTGGCGCGAAGCGCCATCCGGCCGAAGGCCGGATCCGTTGCCGACCGATCCCAAGGAGACCTGATGCGTGTCACGGTGGTGCTGCCCGCCGTCCTGCGGCCGAGCGCGGGCGGGGCCCCGCAGGTCGAGCTGGACGTCGCGGCCGGGTCGACGCTCGGCGGAGTGCTCGACGTGCTGGGCCGGCGCCATCCGGCGCTGGAGCGCAGGCTGCGCGACGAGAGCCGCACGCTGCGGCGCTACGTCAACTTCTACCTGGACGGGGAGGAGTGCCGCGGCCTCGACGGTGCCGAGACGGAGCTGGCCGAGGGCGCGGAGGTCCGGGTGATCCCGTCCGTGGCGGGCGGGTAGCCGGGGGCGCGGTGGGTGGCGGTCAGGCGATCGCGCAGATCGCCAGGACGGTGGTGGTGCCGATCTCGGAGGCCGCGCCGAGGACGTCGCCGGTGATGCCGCCGAACCTGCGCCGCACGTGGTGGGTGAACACCAGGAGAGCGGCCAGCGCCGCCGCGACCGCGACCGGACCGGTCCACCAGTGGCTGATACCAGCCGCTACGAGCAGCAGCAGCCACCACACCGCGACGGCCCAGACCGGTTGCGAGCCCGCGACCAGGGCGCCCATGCCCTCCGGGCGCGCGGCGGGCACCCCGGTTCGGCAGCACAGCGCGAACCCCGCGCGGCCGGCGGCGCAGGCGACCACGACGGTCGCCCAGTCGCCGGCCGCGGCGAGCTCACCGAGCGACACCGCCTGCACGCCGAGCACCAGCACGAGCGCGACCACCGCGAACGGCCCGGCTCCGCCGTCGCGCATGACGGCGAGGGCGCGCTCGGGCGGGCCGTAGCAGCCGAGACCGTCGACGGTGTCGGCCAGCCCGTCGACGTGCATGCCCCTGGTCACCAGCACCAGGGCCGCGACCGCCAGCAACCCGGCCAGCAGGGGCGGTGCGCCCAGCGCGCCCAGCACCCACAGCACCGCGGCGGCGACCCCGCCGACAAGCGCCCCGACCAGCGGCGCCAGGGCGATCGCCTGGCGGCAGGCGCGGGCGTCCACCCGGCCGGCCCGCACGGGCGCGACGCTGAGCCACGACATCGCCAGGCGAAGTCCGTCCACGGTGGTTGTGCCTCCAGTGCTCGAAGGGGCTCGCGGGGTTCGCGTTCCGGCGAGCACCGCACGCGCGGGAGGCGGCGGATCCCGCCGGCGAGATCAGCGGCGCTCGCGACTCACGCCTGTGGTCCGCCGACCCCGGCCGGTCCGGTGGCCTCGGCCTCGGTCGGGCCGCCCACGCCCGCCTCGGCGAAGGTGGCCATCTCGCCGAGCACCCGCACCGCTGCGGTGACCAGCGGCAACGCTGTCAGTGCACCGGAGCCCTCACCGAGCCGCATGCCCAGGTCGAGCAGCGGTGCGAGGTCGAGGTGCTCGAGCACCAGGGTGCCGCCGGGCTCGGCCGAGCGGTGCGAGGCCAGCCACCACTGCCGCGCCCCGGGAGCGAGCTCCTCGGCCACCATGGCGGCGGCACCGACCACGACGCCGTCGAGCAGCACCGGCGTGCGGCGGATCGCGGCCTGGGCGAGGAAA is a window of Saccharopolyspora erythraea NRRL 2338 DNA encoding:
- a CDS encoding WD40/YVTN/BNR-like repeat-containing protein codes for the protein MAEQVVLAIGTRKGLWLATSRDGRAGWEVTGPHLPMAEIFAVAVDTRRAPRILVGASSTHFGPSVVVSEDLGASWQEPEEAPIAFPEDTGGALERVWQIAPGPADSPEVVYAGTEPSALFRSEDGGRTYELVRGLWDHPHREQWWPGGGGQAVHTVIPHPVDHQRIAVAMSTGGVYRTEDGGKSWNPSNTGVSAKFLPDPYPEFGQCVHKIAQHPANPDRFFLQNHFGVYRSDDGAATWQSIADGLPSDFGFPIVTHPHRPDVVYGFPLSADMRRFPPDGQCRVYRSEDAGQSWTALSDGLPDRFWSAVMRDAMWTDDADPAGIYFGSRSGEVYASPDEGDTWHLVAQHLPDVMSVRAARI
- a CDS encoding ubiquitin-like small modifier protein 1; the protein is MRVTVVLPAVLRPSAGGAPQVELDVAAGSTLGGVLDVLGRRHPALERRLRDESRTLRRYVNFYLDGEECRGLDGAETELAEGAEVRVIPSVAGG
- the cobS gene encoding adenosylcobinamide-GDP ribazoletransferase, translated to MDGLRLAMSWLSVAPVRAGRVDARACRQAIALAPLVGALVGGVAAAVLWVLGALGAPPLLAGLLAVAALVLVTRGMHVDGLADTVDGLGCYGPPERALAVMRDGGAGPFAVVALVLVLGVQAVSLGELAAAGDWATVVVACAAGRAGFALCCRTGVPAARPEGMGALVAGSQPVWAVAVWWLLLLVAAGISHWWTGPVAVAAALAALLVFTHHVRRRFGGITGDVLGAASEIGTTTVLAICAIA